A stretch of Paenibacillus mucilaginosus 3016 DNA encodes these proteins:
- a CDS encoding stalk domain-containing protein gives MKKFVLGFLCGAALVSSAAAYASDEIRAVLFPVQFEFNGEKVETPSRFAILNYNGHTYVPLRYMAENLGAGAAYREEDKIVAVVSEPSGAGDTEKRIWAAQYRLERGMSSKEVRDALGEPSFSALLDSSRQQWRYDIGASPGYQSSGGVSADMEALKRGDLQAQVFVSWNAAGEVDRYELWAAGAAEGGNRPVSVHIVYPDGSSSTSEY, from the coding sequence ATGAAGAAATTTGTGCTTGGATTCCTCTGCGGGGCGGCGCTGGTCTCTTCCGCAGCCGCTTACGCATCGGATGAAATACGGGCGGTGCTCTTCCCCGTCCAATTCGAATTCAACGGCGAGAAGGTAGAGACGCCTTCCCGCTTCGCCATTCTGAATTATAACGGCCACACCTACGTCCCCCTGCGCTATATGGCCGAGAATCTGGGGGCCGGCGCGGCTTACCGGGAAGAAGACAAGATCGTGGCGGTCGTCTCCGAGCCGAGCGGCGCCGGCGATACGGAGAAGCGGATCTGGGCTGCCCAATACCGCCTGGAGAGGGGCATGTCCTCCAAGGAAGTGCGCGACGCGCTCGGTGAGCCGTCCTTCTCCGCACTGCTCGACAGCTCGCGCCAGCAGTGGCGTTACGATATCGGAGCCTCACCCGGCTACCAGAGCAGCGGAGGGGTGAGCGCCGACATGGAAGCGCTGAAGCGGGGCGACCTGCAGGCGCAGGTGTTCGTCTCCTGGAACGCGGCCGGCGAAGTGGACCGCTACGAGCTCTGGGCGGCCGGCGCCGCGGAGGGCGGCAACCGTCCGGTCAGCGTGCACATCGTATACCCGGATGGGTCGTCCAGCACTTCGGAATACTGA
- a CDS encoding chemotaxis protein CheW, which translates to MESQTLEAIICRIGSEKYAISAQQIKSIVPVTKITPVLKMPTYVLGVMKYENKLHTIIDLRHYLVGSHTTVKPTTRIIIIGLGDKTYGLMVEEAYDFTSIPIKNMDEGDLPEERPYIQGFVTYKEELVCVLKIRELMEYIAQHPENE; encoded by the coding sequence GTGGAATCCCAAACATTAGAAGCCATCATCTGCCGCATCGGCAGCGAGAAATATGCCATCTCCGCCCAGCAAATCAAATCCATTGTACCTGTAACCAAAATTACACCGGTTCTCAAAATGCCGACGTATGTCCTCGGAGTCATGAAGTATGAGAACAAGCTGCATACCATCATCGACCTGCGCCACTATCTGGTCGGCAGCCATACGACCGTCAAGCCGACCACCCGCATCATCATCATCGGGCTCGGAGACAAGACGTACGGGCTGATGGTGGAGGAAGCTTACGATTTCACTTCCATTCCGATCAAGAACATGGATGAAGGAGATCTGCCGGAGGAGCGCCCGTATATCCAGGGCTTCGTCACTTATAAGGAAGAGCTCGTCTGCGTACTCAAAATCCGTGAGCTCATGGAGTATATCGCACAGCATCCGGAGAACGAGTAA
- the gcvH gene encoding glycine cleavage system protein GcvH produces the protein MSEVKAELLYSEDHEWAVEAESGTVRVGITDFAQRELGDIVFVELPGVGAVVEAGGSLGTIESVKTVSDLYAPVSGRVVKVNEALLERPEQVNEDPYGAGWVVELAIEGTLKQAGAHLLTAEGYLAHIDSLNE, from the coding sequence ATGAGCGAGGTAAAGGCGGAACTGCTGTACAGTGAAGATCATGAGTGGGCCGTGGAGGCGGAGAGCGGAACGGTTCGTGTCGGCATCACCGATTTTGCCCAGCGGGAGCTCGGGGATATCGTATTCGTGGAGCTTCCCGGGGTCGGTGCGGTGGTGGAAGCGGGGGGAAGCCTCGGCACCATCGAGTCCGTGAAGACGGTCTCGGATCTGTACGCTCCTGTGAGCGGACGCGTAGTGAAGGTCAACGAGGCGCTGCTCGAACGCCCCGAACAGGTGAACGAGGATCCGTACGGGGCCGGCTGGGTGGTGGAGCTGGCGATCGAGGGGACACTGAAGCAGGCAGGCGCGCATCTGCTCACCGCCGAAGGCTATCTCGCGCATATCGATTCGCTGAATGAATAG
- the gcvT gene encoding glycine cleavage system aminomethyltransferase GcvT translates to MKPLKRTPLYPFYEAHDARCIDFGGWDLPVQYAAGLTLEHEAVRQRAGLFDVSHMGEFLVTGPRAASWLQRLTTNDIGRLQDGEAQYTLLCYPDGGTVDDLLVYRLAPDRFMLVVNASNIAKDFEWLQRHQVPGAHLEDRSEATALLALQGPRAAAILAQAAEGPLPELRPFAFAENVPLCGGIPALVSRTGYTGEDGFELYLGVDDAGAVWQGLLQAGEPHGLLPAGLGARDTLRFEARLPLYGQELSPQISPLEAGLGPFVRLAKEDFIGREALLLQKELGLRRKLAGIEMIDRGIPRAHYPVHSADGRPIGEVTTGTQSPTLKRNLGLALIEAEQAALGTELLVEIRGKLLRARIVPTPFYRKKSPTP, encoded by the coding sequence ATGAAACCGCTCAAGCGAACCCCTCTGTACCCGTTCTATGAAGCGCACGACGCCCGATGCATCGACTTCGGCGGCTGGGACCTGCCGGTGCAGTATGCCGCCGGTCTAACCCTGGAGCATGAAGCCGTAAGGCAGCGGGCCGGGTTATTCGACGTCTCCCATATGGGCGAATTCCTCGTTACCGGTCCCAGGGCGGCCTCCTGGCTCCAGCGGCTCACAACCAACGATATCGGCCGCCTGCAGGACGGTGAAGCCCAATATACCCTGCTCTGCTATCCGGACGGCGGTACCGTCGATGACCTGCTGGTCTACCGCCTGGCCCCCGACCGCTTCATGCTGGTCGTGAACGCCTCGAATATTGCCAAAGACTTCGAGTGGCTGCAGAGGCACCAGGTCCCCGGCGCCCATCTCGAAGACCGCTCGGAAGCGACAGCCCTGCTGGCGCTGCAGGGGCCGAGAGCGGCTGCGATTCTCGCCCAAGCGGCGGAAGGTCCGCTGCCGGAGCTCCGGCCCTTCGCCTTCGCCGAGAACGTCCCCCTCTGCGGAGGCATCCCTGCCTTGGTCTCGCGCACCGGTTATACGGGCGAGGACGGGTTCGAGCTCTATCTCGGCGTGGACGATGCGGGCGCCGTATGGCAGGGCCTCCTGCAGGCGGGAGAGCCGCATGGCCTGCTGCCCGCCGGGCTCGGGGCCCGGGACACGCTGCGCTTCGAGGCCCGGCTGCCCCTGTACGGGCAGGAGCTCAGCCCGCAGATCTCACCGCTGGAAGCGGGGCTCGGCCCGTTCGTCCGCCTGGCCAAGGAGGACTTCATCGGCCGGGAGGCGCTGCTGCTGCAGAAGGAGCTGGGCTTGCGGCGCAAGCTGGCCGGCATTGAGATGATCGACCGGGGCATTCCCCGGGCCCATTATCCGGTCCATTCGGCGGACGGCCGGCCGATCGGGGAGGTCACCACGGGGACGCAGTCTCCTACGCTGAAGCGCAATCTGGGCCTCGCACTGATTGAAGCGGAGCAGGCAGCCCTCGGAACCGAGCTTCTGGTGGAGATCCGCGGCAAGCTGCTGCGCGCGCGGATCGTGCCTACGCCTTTTTACCGAAAAAAGAGCCCTACGCCATAG
- the gcvPA gene encoding aminomethyl-transferring glycine dehydrogenase subunit GcvPA yields the protein MSNTQPIRHRYLPMTPADQEEMLGTIGADSIEDLFADIPKDVRFQGTLPVSSALDEAALLRHLKILAGRNADSERYVSFLGAGIYDHHIPVVIGHMLSRSEFYTAYTPYQAEISQGELQAIFEFQSYICELTGMAVANASMYDGATALAEAGALACGAVQRRRLAVSQGVHPEAREILRTTARGLGLEVVEVPCRDGVTDLEALRAAVTPETAAVLVQSPNFFGCVENLRAIEPAAHTHGGLLAVSVNPLSLGLLEAPGRLGADIVTGDAQPLGLSASLGGPTCGFFAVTSALMRRMPGRIVGQTTDREGRRGFVLTLQTREQHIRRERATSNICSNQALLALGASVYLSLMGREGIAETARLNLHKAHYAAGVLSRIPGVSLAYGSPFFNEFTLRLPEETDVPALRRSLLQDGYLAGHDLGSADPALQGLLLIAVTERRTREEIDAFARRLEAYL from the coding sequence ATGTCCAATACACAGCCGATCCGCCATCGTTATCTGCCGATGACTCCTGCGGACCAGGAGGAGATGCTGGGCACGATCGGTGCCGATTCCATCGAAGACCTGTTCGCCGATATTCCGAAGGACGTGCGGTTCCAGGGCACGCTGCCCGTCTCGTCCGCCCTGGATGAAGCGGCCCTGCTGCGGCATCTGAAAATACTGGCCGGGCGCAATGCCGACAGCGAACGGTACGTCTCCTTTCTCGGGGCCGGCATCTATGACCATCATATTCCGGTCGTGATCGGACATATGCTCTCGCGGTCGGAGTTTTATACGGCCTATACCCCTTATCAGGCCGAGATCTCCCAGGGCGAGCTGCAAGCCATCTTCGAATTCCAGTCGTACATCTGCGAGCTGACGGGCATGGCCGTCGCCAATGCGAGCATGTACGACGGGGCCACCGCGCTCGCGGAAGCCGGGGCGCTGGCCTGCGGAGCCGTTCAGCGCAGGCGGCTCGCCGTGTCACAGGGCGTGCACCCTGAAGCCCGGGAGATCCTGCGCACCACGGCGCGGGGACTCGGCCTCGAGGTCGTGGAAGTGCCCTGCCGGGACGGCGTGACCGATCTTGAGGCCCTGCGCGCAGCGGTTACGCCGGAGACGGCCGCCGTGCTCGTGCAGTCGCCGAATTTCTTCGGCTGCGTCGAGAATCTGCGGGCGATCGAGCCGGCCGCCCACACCCACGGCGGACTGCTCGCCGTGAGCGTCAATCCGCTGTCGCTCGGACTTCTGGAGGCCCCCGGCAGACTCGGCGCCGACATCGTCACCGGCGATGCGCAGCCCCTCGGCCTCTCCGCCTCGCTCGGCGGACCGACATGCGGCTTCTTCGCCGTCACGTCCGCGCTCATGCGGCGGATGCCCGGCCGCATCGTCGGCCAGACCACGGACCGTGAAGGCCGGCGGGGCTTCGTGCTTACGCTGCAGACGCGTGAGCAGCACATCCGCCGGGAGCGGGCGACGTCGAACATCTGCTCGAACCAGGCGCTGCTGGCGCTCGGCGCCTCCGTGTACTTATCGCTGATGGGCCGGGAAGGCATCGCGGAGACGGCCCGGCTGAACCTGCATAAGGCCCACTATGCGGCCGGTGTGCTGAGCCGGATCCCCGGCGTCTCCCTGGCCTACGGCTCCCCGTTCTTCAACGAGTTCACGCTCCGGCTGCCGGAGGAAACCGATGTGCCGGCCCTGCGGCGCAGCCTGCTTCAGGACGGCTACCTGGCGGGCCATGACCTCGGCTCCGCCGACCCGGCCCTGCAGGGGCTGCTCCTCATCGCGGTGACAGAGCGGCGCACCCGGGAAGAGATTGACGCATTCGCCCGGCGATTGGAGGCGTATTTATGA
- the gcvPB gene encoding aminomethyl-transferring glycine dehydrogenase subunit GcvPB — translation MTEAFRVKDDQPLIFELSRPGRTAYSLPPCDVPETDPRELIPAELLREKPPALPEVYEVDVVRHYTALSRRNFGVDNGFYPLGSCTMKYNPKLHEDAARLDGFAKIHPYQPEESIQGALELLYRLQEDLAGLTGMDEVTLQPAAGAHGEWTGLMMIRAYHEARGEKRSKVLVPDSSHGTNPASATAAGFETVTLPSGPDGLVDLERLREAAGPDTAALMLTNPNTLGLFESRITEIAAIVHEAGGLLYYDGANSNAIMGITRPGDMGFDVVHLNLHKTMSTPHGGGGPGAGPVGVKKLLAPFLPKPVVARRADGSYTLDGERPDSIGRVKAFYGNFGILLRAYAYIRSYGPEGLRRVSECAVLNANYMLRRLAGHYDVPYDRICKHEFVLSGRGLKKHGIRTLDVAKRLLDFGYHPPTIYFPLNVEECIMIEPTETESKETLDGFIDTMIRIAEEAERDPDLLKNAPYTTPVRRLDETQAARKPVLNCSCE, via the coding sequence ATGACCGAAGCGTTCAGAGTGAAAGACGACCAGCCGCTGATCTTCGAGCTCAGCCGGCCGGGCCGGACCGCTTATTCGCTGCCCCCCTGCGACGTGCCCGAGACGGACCCGCGGGAGCTGATTCCCGCCGAGCTGCTGCGCGAGAAGCCCCCTGCGCTGCCCGAGGTGTACGAGGTGGACGTCGTCCGCCATTATACAGCCCTCTCCCGGCGCAACTTCGGCGTGGATAACGGCTTCTATCCGCTCGGCTCCTGCACGATGAAATATAACCCGAAGCTCCACGAGGACGCCGCGAGGCTGGACGGCTTCGCCAAGATCCATCCCTACCAGCCCGAGGAGTCGATCCAGGGCGCGCTGGAGCTTCTCTACCGGCTGCAGGAGGACCTCGCCGGCCTCACCGGCATGGACGAAGTGACGCTGCAGCCTGCGGCCGGAGCCCACGGCGAATGGACGGGGCTCATGATGATCCGCGCCTACCACGAGGCACGGGGGGAGAAGCGCTCGAAGGTGCTCGTGCCCGATTCGTCCCACGGCACGAATCCGGCCAGCGCGACGGCCGCCGGGTTCGAGACGGTGACGCTGCCCTCCGGGCCGGACGGCCTGGTTGATCTCGAGCGTCTGCGGGAGGCCGCCGGACCGGATACGGCCGCCCTCATGCTGACGAACCCGAACACCCTCGGCCTGTTCGAGAGCCGGATCACCGAGATTGCGGCCATCGTGCACGAAGCCGGCGGCCTGCTCTATTATGACGGCGCCAACTCCAACGCCATTATGGGCATTACCCGGCCCGGCGACATGGGCTTCGACGTCGTGCATCTCAACCTGCACAAGACAATGAGCACCCCGCATGGAGGCGGCGGCCCGGGAGCCGGTCCGGTCGGCGTGAAGAAGCTGCTCGCCCCCTTCCTGCCGAAGCCTGTGGTCGCCCGCCGGGCGGACGGCTCCTATACGCTGGACGGCGAGCGGCCTGATTCCATCGGCCGGGTGAAGGCGTTCTACGGCAACTTCGGCATCCTGCTGCGTGCCTACGCGTACATCCGCTCCTATGGACCGGAAGGGCTCCGCCGGGTCTCCGAATGCGCGGTGCTGAACGCGAACTACATGCTTCGCCGCCTGGCCGGACACTATGACGTGCCGTACGACCGGATCTGCAAGCACGAGTTCGTGCTCTCGGGCCGCGGGCTCAAGAAGCACGGCATCCGCACGCTGGATGTCGCGAAACGGCTGCTCGACTTCGGCTACCATCCGCCGACGATCTACTTTCCGCTGAACGTCGAGGAGTGCATCATGATCGAGCCCACCGAAACCGAGAGCAAGGAGACGCTGGACGGGTTCATCGATACCATGATCCGGATTGCGGAGGAGGCGGAGCGGGATCCGGACCTGCTCAAGAACGCTCCGTATACGACGCCCGTCCGCCGGCTGGATGAAACGCAGGCTGCACGAAAGCCCGTTCTGAACTGCAGCTGCGAGTAA
- a CDS encoding DUF2500 domain-containing protein, translating into MPSADFGWWNYAVPGLTIVITAGIGFLLFRLLPGLTRSFLVWRRNNAAERLTLQALVVAKRSRTAAAAGEGGARTAYYITFELTANGEKLELPVAGSEYGLLVAGDHGQLICQGTRFHDFVRRTRSAVRTL; encoded by the coding sequence ATGCCTTCGGCCGACTTCGGATGGTGGAACTATGCCGTCCCCGGGCTCACCATCGTCATCACGGCAGGAATCGGATTCCTTCTGTTCCGGCTGCTCCCCGGTCTCACCCGGAGCTTCCTGGTCTGGCGCCGCAACAACGCCGCGGAACGCTTGACCCTGCAGGCTCTGGTGGTGGCCAAGCGAAGCCGCACGGCCGCAGCCGCCGGGGAGGGCGGCGCACGCACCGCCTACTACATCACGTTCGAGCTCACGGCCAATGGCGAGAAGCTCGAGCTGCCGGTAGCCGGCTCCGAATACGGGCTGCTCGTAGCGGGCGATCACGGGCAGCTGATCTGCCAGGGAACCCGGTTCCACGACTTTGTCCGTCGTACCCGTTCGGCCGTCCGGACGCTCTGA